The genomic interval TGTCGATGCCGCTGCATTGGGAATGTCGAGTGCTGTTACTTCATCTACCAATGATGTAAACGCTGTATATTGGAATCCAGCCGGATTGACTAATCTAGAAGACCATCAGCTTTCGCTAATGCATGCCAGTTATTTTGCCAATATTGCGCAATATGATTTTATTGGTTATGCCAGTCCGATTGACGATCGAAGTGCCTGGGGAATTTCGATGATTCGTTTTGGAGTCGATGATATTATGGACACGACTCAGTTAATCGATAGTCAGGGAAATATTGACTACAATCGAATTAAACTATTTTCTACTGCCGATTATGGTTTTACTTTTTCGTATGCGAGAAAGCTTCCAATAGAAGGTTTTCAATATGGTGTAAATGCAAAAATTATCCGAAGAGTTATTGGAAAATTTGCTAATTCATGGGGTTTTGGTTTTGATCTTGGGCTTCAGTTTCAACACAATGACTGGAAATTCGGATTGATGCTTCGGGACATTACTACAACTTATAATGTCTGGAATATTGATGAAGAGGAATATGAAAAAATTGCCAACGCGATTCCGGGAGAAAACAACGAATTACCAGAAAGTACTGAAATTACTTTACCAAAAGCACAATTAGGCGTTTCAAGAAAATTTGAATTTCATGGCGATTACAGTCTTTTAGCAGCCGGAAATTTGAATATGCGTTTTGAGCAGACTAATGATATTATTTCATCGAAAGCAGTAAGTATTGATCCTGCGATTGGTTTTGAATTTGGTTATACTGATCTTGTTTTTTTAAGAGCCGGAGCCGGAAACTTTCAAAATGTTACGCAATTGGATAATACTGATAAATTGAGTTTCCAACCGAATATTGGTCTTGGTTTTAAATACAAAGGCATTCAGGTTGATTATGCTTTAACGGATTTAGGAAATCAAAGTGCAGCTTTATATTCGAATATCTTTTCTATAAAAGTCGATCTCGGTATTTTTAGATAATAATTATAAACCCTTCTAAACTTCTTAAAAATTTTAAATTATGAAAAAAGTCCTTTTACAAAAAACACTTTTTAGTTTATTATTAATGAGTTTTGCGATTGGATTTAGTCAAAATATACCATTGTCTAAATATGCTAAAATAAGCGTTATTACCTGCGGATTAGGAAATGAAACGTATTCTTATTTTGGACATACGGCTATTCGTGTTGCAGACCCGATAAACAATCTTGATGTAGTTTATAATTATGGGGCTTTTGATTTTAGAACGCAAAATTTTGTGGCAAAATTTGCAAAAGGTGATCTGCAGTATTTTGTAGTAGCTCATTCTTTTCCAGATTTCATAAATGATTATACCTACGAAAAGAGAAGTGTTTTTGAGCAGGAATTGCTTCTTTCAGAAGAATTAAAACAAAAGCTTTTTGACAAATTAAATGCCGTTTTAATGTCTGATGAACGCTATTATACCTACAAGTTTATTGATAAAAACTGTACATCGATGGTTGTTGATGTTGTCAACTCTACTTTAGGAGGAAATGTAATTATTAAAAAAGAAGATACTGACAAAACATATCGTTCTGTTTTGTTTCCTTATTTTAAAGGGCATTTTTACGATCAATTAGGTACCAGTATTATTTTTGGAACCAAAGTTGATCAATTGGCAACCAGAATCTTTTTGCCTTTTGAATTAAAGAATAGTTTAGATGAAACAACTTTTCAAGGTCATCTTTTAGCAGGTAAAAGCAAAACACTTTTAAATTTTGAAAAAGAAACACCAACTTCGTGGTGGAATAACATTTATACCTATCTTTTTATTTTAGGATTTGTTGTTCTGGTTCACAATAAAATTGTAGACAAAATCTATTTATTGATTTTATCTTTAATGGGAGTATTTTTTGTTTCGGTTGGATTTTATTCATTTCACCAAGAACTGGCAATGAATTACAATGTGTTCTTATTTAGTCCGCTTTTGTTGATTTTGCTTTTCTTTTCAATCATCAAAAACAAAAAATGGACTTATCGATTTGCTGTTTTACATTTAATTTTACTAATAGGTTACAGCATTTTTATGATCAATAAAGCTCACTTTTTAATTGTGCTTCCAATGATTATCACTAGCGGTTTTGTTTTGGTAAGAGTCGCGATACGAAATAAAAAACCTATTCCGATAATTATTTAAAATTATTGTCCGCGGTAGAATAAAACTGTTGTTATTGTTTTAAAAGTAATACTCAAATCTAGAAAAACACTTCGGTGTTTTATATAGTAAAGATCATATTGCAATTTTATCAGACTCTCTTCTATTGATTCTCCATAAGAATAGTTTACCTGAGCCCAGCCTGTAAGTCCCGGTTTTACAACATGACGTGTTTCATAAAAAGGCATTACTTTGGCAATTTCTTCAACAAAAAAGGGCCTTTCCGGTCTTGGTCCAATAACAGCCATGTCTCCTTTTAAAACA from Flavobacterium sp. carries:
- a CDS encoding PorV/PorQ family protein: MNIGVDAAALGMSSAVTSSTNDVNAVYWNPAGLTNLEDHQLSLMHASYFANIAQYDFIGYASPIDDRSAWGISMIRFGVDDIMDTTQLIDSQGNIDYNRIKLFSTADYGFTFSYARKLPIEGFQYGVNAKIIRRVIGKFANSWGFGFDLGLQFQHNDWKFGLMLRDITTTYNVWNIDEEEYEKIANAIPGENNELPESTEITLPKAQLGVSRKFEFHGDYSLLAAGNLNMRFEQTNDIISSKAVSIDPAIGFEFGYTDLVFLRAGAGNFQNVTQLDNTDKLSFQPNIGLGFKYKGIQVDYALTDLGNQSAALYSNIFSIKVDLGIFR
- a CDS encoding DUF4105 domain-containing protein; amino-acid sequence: MKKVLLQKTLFSLLLMSFAIGFSQNIPLSKYAKISVITCGLGNETYSYFGHTAIRVADPINNLDVVYNYGAFDFRTQNFVAKFAKGDLQYFVVAHSFPDFINDYTYEKRSVFEQELLLSEELKQKLFDKLNAVLMSDERYYTYKFIDKNCTSMVVDVVNSTLGGNVIIKKEDTDKTYRSVLFPYFKGHFYDQLGTSIIFGTKVDQLATRIFLPFELKNSLDETTFQGHLLAGKSKTLLNFEKETPTSWWNNIYTYLFILGFVVLVHNKIVDKIYLLILSLMGVFFVSVGFYSFHQELAMNYNVFLFSPLLLILLFFSIIKNKKWTYRFAVLHLILLIGYSIFMINKAHFLIVLPMIITSGFVLVRVAIRNKKPIPIII